From Temnothorax longispinosus isolate EJ_2023e chromosome 3, Tlon_JGU_v1, whole genome shotgun sequence, one genomic window encodes:
- the Angel gene encoding protein angel isoform X1 — MSVSPRLLLTTTVSLLNVACNARAATFPQSRKIFRTLKSTWQRSLLENLCKSPIWKALVSNYLALSPGAVSMDNPTSHQKCTKVKMEPYLDTCYGQNNTAAMCDIPFHTATNTLIYCQTGAFSDATHSVRTNVCADAKYGNYMDKQRYRAIRKWKRLEKDRSSNNTEDYFILKLLSFNILAQNLLEDHSYLYMGHNKKALNWKTRKPLVIQEIFEAEANVICLQEVLEEHLLEFVAPFKQHGYEYLYKKRTNDKRDGLLLLYRSNEFVLLDYAKVELYQSGVELLNRDNVGIIAKLALKDNPETQVVVATTHLLYNPRRNDVRLAQIQLLLAEIERIAFIENTMGGPKYLPIILAGDFNLEPFTGVYKFLTEGSFEYCGKGRSLEPSEYRSLSNSLIPPRLCVTDNCQHFNVLTQRLRREGTGKVMLENSESHRQRRNENVPTPCNINVLQQSANSDTGRAQVIEIAQGHSARFSSGTLTHPFNMRSVYTHIGAHGEKEATTHQDEWITVDYIFYSNIKPLEKYALPTVSQCAALRRIPNFIVGSDHLSLGATFQLPKKKSLL; from the exons ATGAGCGTGTCCCCGAGGCTACTGCTAACGACCACCGTTTCTCTGCTGAATGTAGCATGTAACGCGCGGGCGGCAACGTTCCCGCAATCTCGAAAG ATCTTTCGTACGCTGAAGTCGACCTGGCAACGATCGCTCCTGGAAAATCTATGCAAGAGTCCTATCTGGAAAGCTCTAGTTTCTAACTACCTGGCGCTCTCACCTGGAGCTGTCTCTATGGATAATCCTACGTCCCACCAGAAGTGTACAAAAGTCAAGATGGAACCTTACCTTGACACGTGCTACGGCCAGAACAATACCGCCGCGATGTGCGATATACCGTTTCACACGGCAACGAATACCTTGATCTATTGTCAGACCGGGGCGTTCTCAGACGCGACGCACAGTGTTAGGACCAACGTATGCGCGGACGCCAAGTATGGAAATTACATGGACAAACAGAGATACAGGGCTATAAGAAAATGGAAGCGACTGGAGAAAG aCAGATCGTCCAATAATACGGAAGATTATTTCATATTGAAACTCTTGTCCTTTAATATCCTGGCACAAAACCTGTTGGAAGATCACTCGTATCTGTACATGGGTCACAACAAGAAAGCTCTGAATTGGAAAACACGAAAACCCCTTGTAATACAAGAGATATTCGAGGCGGAGGCAAAT GTAATATGCCTTCAGGAAGTGCTGGAGGAACATCTGCTGGAGTTTGTGGCTCCGTTCAAACAACACGGATACGAGTATCTGTATAAAAAGAGAACCAACGACAAGAGGGACGGCCTGCTCTTGTTGTATCGCTCTAATGAATTCGTTTTGTTAGATTACGCGAAGGTGGAGTTGTATCAATCCGGCGTCGAGCTCCTGAATAGAGACAACGTCGGAATAATAGCTAAATTGGCACTCAAAGATAATCCGGAAACGCAGGTCGTGGTTGCCACTACTCACTTGTTATATAATCCGAGGCGCAACGACGTACGATTGGCGCAGATACAGCTTTTGTTAGCGGAAATAGAGCGGATCGCATTCATCGAGAACACGAT GGGGGGTCCGAAGTACTTACCGATCATCCTGGCGGGCGACTTCAACTTGGAGCCGTTCACCGGCGTTTACAAGTTCCTAACGGAGGGTTCGTTCGAGTATTGTGGCAAGGGACGAAGTTTAGAGCCGTCGGAATATCGCTCGCTGTCCAACTCTCTGATACCACCGCGATTATGTGTCACCGACAACTGTCAGCACTTTAATGTCCTGACTCAAAGACTGCGAAGGGAGGGTACCGGTAAAGTCATG TTGGAAAATAGCGAATCGCATCGTCAGAGACGAAATGAGAACGTGCCAACGCcttgtaatataaatgtgCTGCAACAAAGTGCCAACAGTGATACCGGCCGCGCGCAAGTCATCGAGATTGCGCAGGGTCATTCCGCGAGATTCTCGTCCGGCACCCTTACGCATCCCTTTAACATGCGCAGCGTTTACACGCACATAGGTGCTCATGGTGAGAAAGAAGCAACGACGCATCAGGACGAATGGATCACCGTGGATTACATATTCTACAGCAACATTAAACCTTTGGAGAAATACGCTCTACCTACAGTAAGCCAATGCGCCGCGTTACGCAGAATaccaaattttattgtagGTAGCGATCATTTGTCTCTAGGTGCCACCTTTCAGTTACCGAAAAAGAAATCTCTACTTTAA
- the Casp gene encoding FAS-associated factor 1 isoform X1 — translation MAENRDAILADFQACTGIDDFGDAILYLEATNWDLLAAINKAMPQTTQQLPSEITPDIEMVEEIKVTPRSSTSKLQTVQTVQNSKKAGAVKADVVENAKPGTSRPKSCMKNRTLTFHINYLDNVYKINLSELSTLRELKQFIWCKTSVAPCQQNLHGWKKEPGTPNTVLQTLDLPRENTLYLSVLSQDGDVANETASLSERMTQTYTLNVKDEVHNKTYKLKFPGTRTVLEVKTDIYSLIDVPVRNQQWKGWPSSLKDDNVILAQSGICYPEHDLSVGKLPAKEEKKKVVDLIDSDSSIDEPEDVEDDVPEEFTGDDDIFIDDVKPTKVERLMPENVVDEVMGTLHFAEQFEKRYGPAHPDFFTGTFEDALKESCLKPAKERKLLAVYLHHDNSVLANVFCTQLLGFETVLQLLSANFIVWGWDITYESNKERFLYSVTQTLGTVGSLAVSGIDVDTLPILMIIMRSRSNTEIFTIVHGNVGVNELLTNLVQAVDVFQEQRRADIGVEEERQARERVKQEQDRAYQESLAADRAKEEAKQMQEELEKKQKEQAENERLAEEARKEAHRQAVESSLPPEPQQGAGDGVMKVRVRLPAGKFLERKFQSDTPLQTLFNFLIVEGYPTEEYKLLSSWPRRDLTSMDSKLTLMELKFCPQETVILEER, via the exons ATGGCTGAAAATCGGGACGCGATACTGGCTGACTTTCAG gcTTGCACGGGAATCGACGATTTCGGAGACGCTATTTTGTATCTGGAGGCAACAAATTGGGATTTATTG GCCGCGATAAACAAGGCCATGCCCCAGACCACGCAGCAGCTACCGTCTGAAATAACTCCGGACATAGAGATGGTGGAAGAAATTAAAGTAACTCCACGTTCGTCCACGTCGAAGCTGCAGACGGTGCAGACGGTGCAGAATTCGAAAAAGGCGGGAGCTGTGAAAGCAGACGTTGTGGAAAATGCAAAACCTGGGACAAGTAGACCTAAAAGTTGCATGAAAAATAGAACACTTACATTCCACATTAACTATCTCGataacgtttataaaataaatttgtccgAGTTATCCACTCTGA GAGAACTCAAACAATTTATATGGTGTAAAACGAGTGTAGCACCCTGTCAGCAGAATCTTCACGGGTGGAAGAAGGAACCTGGGACACCAAATACGGTGCTACAGACGTTAGATCTGCCTAGAGAAAATACATTGTACCTATCAGTGTTGTCACAAGACGGCGACGTGGCTAATGAAAC CGCAAGTCTGTCAGAGCGTATGACTCAGACTTATACATTGAACGTGAAGGACGAAGTGCATAATAAGACGTACAAGCTGAAGTTTCCCGGCACACGTACTGTGTTGGAAGTAAAAACGGACATCTACTCGTTAATAGATGTGCCTGTACGGAATCAACAGTGGAAGGGTTGGCCTAGCTCACTGAAGGACGATAATGTGATATTGGCACAAAGTGGTATATGTTATCCGGAGCATGATTTGTCCGTCGGGAAGCTCCCCgcgaaggaagaaaagaag AAAGTCGTAGATTTAATCGACAGCGATAGTTCCATAGACGAACCAGAGGATGTGGAAGACGACGTTCCAGAAGAGTTCACTGGCGACGACGATATTTTCATAGACGATGTTAAACCCACTAAAGTAGAGCGTCTCA tgCCAGAAAATGTAGTAGATGAGGTAATGGGTACGTTACATTTCGCTGAGCAATTCGAAAAGCGATACGGACCAGCGCACCCGGACTTCTTCACTGGTACATTTGAAGATGCTCTGAAAGAATCGTGTCTGAAACCAGCGAAAGAG AGAAAATTATTGGCTGTATATTTGCACCACGATAACAGTGTATTAGCAAACGTCTTTTGTACTCAACTATTAGGTTTCGAAACAGTGCTTCAACTTCTTTCGGCAAATTTTATAGTATGGGGTTGGGACATTACATACGAGTCTAACAAAGAAAG ATTTTTGTATTCGGTAACTCAAACTCTTGGTACTGTCGGTTCGTTGGCTGTGTCAGGCATAGATGTTGATACTTTGCCGATTCTCATGATTATTATGAGATCTAGATCTAACACTGAGATATTTACTATCGTACACGGCAATGTAGGTGTTAACGAGTTACTAACGAATTTGGTCCAAGCCGTCGATGTGTTCCAG GAGCAAAGACGAGCTGATATTGGCGTTGAAGAAGAACGACAAGCTAGAGAAAGAGTCAAGCAAGAACAAGACAGAGCGTATCAAGAAAGTTTGGCAGCTGatag agcaAAAGAAGAAGCGAAACAAATGCAAGAGGAGCTTGagaagaaacagaaagagCAGGCTGAAAACGAAAGATTAGCCGAGGAAGCGAGGAAAGAGGCTCATAGGCAAGCTGTAGAGTCTAGTTTACCACCTGAGCCGCAACAGGGAGCGGGTGATGGCGTAATGAAAGTAAGAGTACGGCTTCCAGCAGGGAAATTCCTGGAACGTAAATTTCAATCGGATACACCGTTACAAACGCTCTTTAATTTCCTTATCGTGGAAGGTTATCCTACAGAGGAATATAAGCTCCTATCTAGTTGGCCTCGAAGGGAT TTAACATCCATGGATTCAAAGCTCACTTTGATGGAACTGAAATTCTGTCCCCAGGAAACAGTAATTTTAGAGGAACGATAA
- the LOC139810244 gene encoding beta-1,3-galactosyltransferase 5 codes for MLSKYRFLLLLACVGCVLLFITFVERSLQSQTPKVNLMQLQTAYEVTGKSSGASRIIIEPLCNATFLIWIVTSYAGEPSARSALRRAYTDEELQALGIQRVFLLGTLNDDAERKTRVLQNALLDESRRFSDILQGDFLDTYRNLTRKHLMGLHWAANNCKDVKYIMKMDDDIVVNIYGILEKLRSGMIEENSLTGYIMKNMIPVREPANKWYASKAEYANSVYPDFVSGWLYITRPQVASQLIDHAESSREYFWIDDVFVTGILRHALNIKIQNISELYTTDHGYLECCIKGRANLLKCELLVGPNGGDAELQVRFKEFAKFCNANCSVRKENNLVGKTCVLAYKEPDLHKGAVQINPIRIL; via the coding sequence ATGCTTTCAAAGTACAGATTTTTATTGCTGCTTGCTTGCGTAGGATGTGTTTTGTTATTCATTACATTCGTGGAGAGAAGTTTACAGTCACAGACACCGAAGGTAAACTTAATGCAGCTTCAAACGGCATATGAGGTGACTGGTAAGTCATCAGGAGCTTCTAGAATCATAATCGAACCGTTGTGCAACGCTACTTTTCTGATATGGATCGTCACATCTTATGCGGGTGAACCTTCGGCGAGAAGCGCTTTACGGCGAGCTTATACGGATGAAGAGTTGCAGGCTTTAGGGATCCAAAGAGTATTCCTACTCGGTACGTTAAATGACGATGCCGAAAGGAAGACACGCGTGCTGCAGAATGCGTTACTGGACGAGTCGCGACGATTCAGTGACATACTTCAGGGAGATTTTTTGGACACTTATAGAAACTTGACTCGTAAGCACCTCATGGGCCTTCACTGGGCGGCAAATAATTGCAAAGACGTTAAATACATTATGAAGATGGACGATGATATTGTGGTAAATATATATGGCATACTAGAGAAGTTACGCTCGGGTATGATAGAGGAGAATTCTCTAACTGGTTACATCATGAAGAATATGATCCCCGTTCGAGAACCAGCCAACAAATGGTACGCGAGCAAGGCGGAATACGCGAACAGCGTTTATCCCGACTTCGTCTCTGGCTGGCTGTACATCACGCGTCCGCAGGTGGCAAGTCAACTAATCGATCACGCCGAGTCTTCCCGCGAATACTTTTGGATAGACGATGTATTTGTGACCGGCATCCTGAGACACgcattaaacataaaaattcaaaacattAGTGAGCTGTACACAACGGACCACGGATACTTGGAGTGTTGTATAAAAGGGAGAGCGAATCTGTTAAAATGCGAACTCTTAGTCGGTCCTAACGGCGGCGATGCTGAGTTGCAAGTGAGATTCAAGGAATTCGCAAAGTTTTGCAACGCAAATTGTTCCGTccgcaaggagaataatctCGTTGGTAAGACTTGCGTGCTGGCGTACAAAGAGCCGGATCTGCATAAAGGCGCCGTGCAGATAAATCCGatcagaattttataa
- the Casp gene encoding FAS-associated factor 1 isoform X3, whose product MAENRDAILADFQACTGIDDFGDAILYLEATNWDLLAAINKAMPQTTQQLPSEITPDIEMVEEIKVTPRSSTSKLQTVQTVQNSKKAGAVKADVVENAKPGTSRPKSCMKNRTLTFHINYLDNVYKINLSELSTLRELKQFIWCKTSVAPCQQNLHGWKKEPGTPNTVLQTLDLPRENTLYLSVLSQDGDVANETASLSERMTQTYTLNVKDEVHNKTYKLKFPGTRTVLEVKTDIYSLIDVPVRNQQWKGWPSSLKDDNVILAQSGICYPEHDLSVGKLPAKEEKKKVVDLIDSDSSIDEPEDVEDDVPEEFTGDDDIFIDDVKPTKVERLMPENVVDEVMGTLHFAEQFEKRYGPAHPDFFTGTFEDALKESCLKPAKERKLLAVYLHHDNSVLANVFCTQLLGFETVLQLLSANFIVWGWDITYESNKERFLYSVTQTLGTVGSLAVSGIDVDTLPILMIIMRSRSNTEIFTIVHGNVGVNELLTNLVQAVDVFQEQRRADIGVEEERQARERVKQEQDRAYQESLAADRAKEEAKQMQEELEKKQKEQAENERLAEEARKEAHRQAVESSLPPEPQQGAGDGVMKVRVRLPAGKFLERKFQSDTPLQTLFNFLIVEGYPTEEYKLLSSWPRRDVSR is encoded by the exons ATGGCTGAAAATCGGGACGCGATACTGGCTGACTTTCAG gcTTGCACGGGAATCGACGATTTCGGAGACGCTATTTTGTATCTGGAGGCAACAAATTGGGATTTATTG GCCGCGATAAACAAGGCCATGCCCCAGACCACGCAGCAGCTACCGTCTGAAATAACTCCGGACATAGAGATGGTGGAAGAAATTAAAGTAACTCCACGTTCGTCCACGTCGAAGCTGCAGACGGTGCAGACGGTGCAGAATTCGAAAAAGGCGGGAGCTGTGAAAGCAGACGTTGTGGAAAATGCAAAACCTGGGACAAGTAGACCTAAAAGTTGCATGAAAAATAGAACACTTACATTCCACATTAACTATCTCGataacgtttataaaataaatttgtccgAGTTATCCACTCTGA GAGAACTCAAACAATTTATATGGTGTAAAACGAGTGTAGCACCCTGTCAGCAGAATCTTCACGGGTGGAAGAAGGAACCTGGGACACCAAATACGGTGCTACAGACGTTAGATCTGCCTAGAGAAAATACATTGTACCTATCAGTGTTGTCACAAGACGGCGACGTGGCTAATGAAAC CGCAAGTCTGTCAGAGCGTATGACTCAGACTTATACATTGAACGTGAAGGACGAAGTGCATAATAAGACGTACAAGCTGAAGTTTCCCGGCACACGTACTGTGTTGGAAGTAAAAACGGACATCTACTCGTTAATAGATGTGCCTGTACGGAATCAACAGTGGAAGGGTTGGCCTAGCTCACTGAAGGACGATAATGTGATATTGGCACAAAGTGGTATATGTTATCCGGAGCATGATTTGTCCGTCGGGAAGCTCCCCgcgaaggaagaaaagaag AAAGTCGTAGATTTAATCGACAGCGATAGTTCCATAGACGAACCAGAGGATGTGGAAGACGACGTTCCAGAAGAGTTCACTGGCGACGACGATATTTTCATAGACGATGTTAAACCCACTAAAGTAGAGCGTCTCA tgCCAGAAAATGTAGTAGATGAGGTAATGGGTACGTTACATTTCGCTGAGCAATTCGAAAAGCGATACGGACCAGCGCACCCGGACTTCTTCACTGGTACATTTGAAGATGCTCTGAAAGAATCGTGTCTGAAACCAGCGAAAGAG AGAAAATTATTGGCTGTATATTTGCACCACGATAACAGTGTATTAGCAAACGTCTTTTGTACTCAACTATTAGGTTTCGAAACAGTGCTTCAACTTCTTTCGGCAAATTTTATAGTATGGGGTTGGGACATTACATACGAGTCTAACAAAGAAAG ATTTTTGTATTCGGTAACTCAAACTCTTGGTACTGTCGGTTCGTTGGCTGTGTCAGGCATAGATGTTGATACTTTGCCGATTCTCATGATTATTATGAGATCTAGATCTAACACTGAGATATTTACTATCGTACACGGCAATGTAGGTGTTAACGAGTTACTAACGAATTTGGTCCAAGCCGTCGATGTGTTCCAG GAGCAAAGACGAGCTGATATTGGCGTTGAAGAAGAACGACAAGCTAGAGAAAGAGTCAAGCAAGAACAAGACAGAGCGTATCAAGAAAGTTTGGCAGCTGatag agcaAAAGAAGAAGCGAAACAAATGCAAGAGGAGCTTGagaagaaacagaaagagCAGGCTGAAAACGAAAGATTAGCCGAGGAAGCGAGGAAAGAGGCTCATAGGCAAGCTGTAGAGTCTAGTTTACCACCTGAGCCGCAACAGGGAGCGGGTGATGGCGTAATGAAAGTAAGAGTACGGCTTCCAGCAGGGAAATTCCTGGAACGTAAATTTCAATCGGATACACCGTTACAAACGCTCTTTAATTTCCTTATCGTGGAAGGTTATCCTACAGAGGAATATAAGCTCCTATCTAGTTGGCCTCGAAGGGATGTAAGTAGATGA
- the Angel gene encoding protein angel isoform X2: MDNPTSHQKCTKVKMEPYLDTCYGQNNTAAMCDIPFHTATNTLIYCQTGAFSDATHSVRTNVCADAKYGNYMDKQRYRAIRKWKRLEKDRSSNNTEDYFILKLLSFNILAQNLLEDHSYLYMGHNKKALNWKTRKPLVIQEIFEAEANVICLQEVLEEHLLEFVAPFKQHGYEYLYKKRTNDKRDGLLLLYRSNEFVLLDYAKVELYQSGVELLNRDNVGIIAKLALKDNPETQVVVATTHLLYNPRRNDVRLAQIQLLLAEIERIAFIENTMGGPKYLPIILAGDFNLEPFTGVYKFLTEGSFEYCGKGRSLEPSEYRSLSNSLIPPRLCVTDNCQHFNVLTQRLRREGTGKVMLENSESHRQRRNENVPTPCNINVLQQSANSDTGRAQVIEIAQGHSARFSSGTLTHPFNMRSVYTHIGAHGEKEATTHQDEWITVDYIFYSNIKPLEKYALPTVSQCAALRRIPNFIVGSDHLSLGATFQLPKKKSLL; this comes from the exons ATGGATAATCCTACGTCCCACCAGAAGTGTACAAAAGTCAAGATGGAACCTTACCTTGACACGTGCTACGGCCAGAACAATACCGCCGCGATGTGCGATATACCGTTTCACACGGCAACGAATACCTTGATCTATTGTCAGACCGGGGCGTTCTCAGACGCGACGCACAGTGTTAGGACCAACGTATGCGCGGACGCCAAGTATGGAAATTACATGGACAAACAGAGATACAGGGCTATAAGAAAATGGAAGCGACTGGAGAAAG aCAGATCGTCCAATAATACGGAAGATTATTTCATATTGAAACTCTTGTCCTTTAATATCCTGGCACAAAACCTGTTGGAAGATCACTCGTATCTGTACATGGGTCACAACAAGAAAGCTCTGAATTGGAAAACACGAAAACCCCTTGTAATACAAGAGATATTCGAGGCGGAGGCAAAT GTAATATGCCTTCAGGAAGTGCTGGAGGAACATCTGCTGGAGTTTGTGGCTCCGTTCAAACAACACGGATACGAGTATCTGTATAAAAAGAGAACCAACGACAAGAGGGACGGCCTGCTCTTGTTGTATCGCTCTAATGAATTCGTTTTGTTAGATTACGCGAAGGTGGAGTTGTATCAATCCGGCGTCGAGCTCCTGAATAGAGACAACGTCGGAATAATAGCTAAATTGGCACTCAAAGATAATCCGGAAACGCAGGTCGTGGTTGCCACTACTCACTTGTTATATAATCCGAGGCGCAACGACGTACGATTGGCGCAGATACAGCTTTTGTTAGCGGAAATAGAGCGGATCGCATTCATCGAGAACACGAT GGGGGGTCCGAAGTACTTACCGATCATCCTGGCGGGCGACTTCAACTTGGAGCCGTTCACCGGCGTTTACAAGTTCCTAACGGAGGGTTCGTTCGAGTATTGTGGCAAGGGACGAAGTTTAGAGCCGTCGGAATATCGCTCGCTGTCCAACTCTCTGATACCACCGCGATTATGTGTCACCGACAACTGTCAGCACTTTAATGTCCTGACTCAAAGACTGCGAAGGGAGGGTACCGGTAAAGTCATG TTGGAAAATAGCGAATCGCATCGTCAGAGACGAAATGAGAACGTGCCAACGCcttgtaatataaatgtgCTGCAACAAAGTGCCAACAGTGATACCGGCCGCGCGCAAGTCATCGAGATTGCGCAGGGTCATTCCGCGAGATTCTCGTCCGGCACCCTTACGCATCCCTTTAACATGCGCAGCGTTTACACGCACATAGGTGCTCATGGTGAGAAAGAAGCAACGACGCATCAGGACGAATGGATCACCGTGGATTACATATTCTACAGCAACATTAAACCTTTGGAGAAATACGCTCTACCTACAGTAAGCCAATGCGCCGCGTTACGCAGAATaccaaattttattgtagGTAGCGATCATTTGTCTCTAGGTGCCACCTTTCAGTTACCGAAAAAGAAATCTCTACTTTAA
- the Casp gene encoding FAS-associated factor 1 isoform X2: protein MTCPRACTGIDDFGDAILYLEATNWDLLAAINKAMPQTTQQLPSEITPDIEMVEEIKVTPRSSTSKLQTVQTVQNSKKAGAVKADVVENAKPGTSRPKSCMKNRTLTFHINYLDNVYKINLSELSTLRELKQFIWCKTSVAPCQQNLHGWKKEPGTPNTVLQTLDLPRENTLYLSVLSQDGDVANETASLSERMTQTYTLNVKDEVHNKTYKLKFPGTRTVLEVKTDIYSLIDVPVRNQQWKGWPSSLKDDNVILAQSGICYPEHDLSVGKLPAKEEKKKVVDLIDSDSSIDEPEDVEDDVPEEFTGDDDIFIDDVKPTKVERLMPENVVDEVMGTLHFAEQFEKRYGPAHPDFFTGTFEDALKESCLKPAKERKLLAVYLHHDNSVLANVFCTQLLGFETVLQLLSANFIVWGWDITYESNKERFLYSVTQTLGTVGSLAVSGIDVDTLPILMIIMRSRSNTEIFTIVHGNVGVNELLTNLVQAVDVFQEQRRADIGVEEERQARERVKQEQDRAYQESLAADRAKEEAKQMQEELEKKQKEQAENERLAEEARKEAHRQAVESSLPPEPQQGAGDGVMKVRVRLPAGKFLERKFQSDTPLQTLFNFLIVEGYPTEEYKLLSSWPRRDLTSMDSKLTLMELKFCPQETVILEER, encoded by the exons ATGACGTGTCCTCGT gcTTGCACGGGAATCGACGATTTCGGAGACGCTATTTTGTATCTGGAGGCAACAAATTGGGATTTATTG GCCGCGATAAACAAGGCCATGCCCCAGACCACGCAGCAGCTACCGTCTGAAATAACTCCGGACATAGAGATGGTGGAAGAAATTAAAGTAACTCCACGTTCGTCCACGTCGAAGCTGCAGACGGTGCAGACGGTGCAGAATTCGAAAAAGGCGGGAGCTGTGAAAGCAGACGTTGTGGAAAATGCAAAACCTGGGACAAGTAGACCTAAAAGTTGCATGAAAAATAGAACACTTACATTCCACATTAACTATCTCGataacgtttataaaataaatttgtccgAGTTATCCACTCTGA GAGAACTCAAACAATTTATATGGTGTAAAACGAGTGTAGCACCCTGTCAGCAGAATCTTCACGGGTGGAAGAAGGAACCTGGGACACCAAATACGGTGCTACAGACGTTAGATCTGCCTAGAGAAAATACATTGTACCTATCAGTGTTGTCACAAGACGGCGACGTGGCTAATGAAAC CGCAAGTCTGTCAGAGCGTATGACTCAGACTTATACATTGAACGTGAAGGACGAAGTGCATAATAAGACGTACAAGCTGAAGTTTCCCGGCACACGTACTGTGTTGGAAGTAAAAACGGACATCTACTCGTTAATAGATGTGCCTGTACGGAATCAACAGTGGAAGGGTTGGCCTAGCTCACTGAAGGACGATAATGTGATATTGGCACAAAGTGGTATATGTTATCCGGAGCATGATTTGTCCGTCGGGAAGCTCCCCgcgaaggaagaaaagaag AAAGTCGTAGATTTAATCGACAGCGATAGTTCCATAGACGAACCAGAGGATGTGGAAGACGACGTTCCAGAAGAGTTCACTGGCGACGACGATATTTTCATAGACGATGTTAAACCCACTAAAGTAGAGCGTCTCA tgCCAGAAAATGTAGTAGATGAGGTAATGGGTACGTTACATTTCGCTGAGCAATTCGAAAAGCGATACGGACCAGCGCACCCGGACTTCTTCACTGGTACATTTGAAGATGCTCTGAAAGAATCGTGTCTGAAACCAGCGAAAGAG AGAAAATTATTGGCTGTATATTTGCACCACGATAACAGTGTATTAGCAAACGTCTTTTGTACTCAACTATTAGGTTTCGAAACAGTGCTTCAACTTCTTTCGGCAAATTTTATAGTATGGGGTTGGGACATTACATACGAGTCTAACAAAGAAAG ATTTTTGTATTCGGTAACTCAAACTCTTGGTACTGTCGGTTCGTTGGCTGTGTCAGGCATAGATGTTGATACTTTGCCGATTCTCATGATTATTATGAGATCTAGATCTAACACTGAGATATTTACTATCGTACACGGCAATGTAGGTGTTAACGAGTTACTAACGAATTTGGTCCAAGCCGTCGATGTGTTCCAG GAGCAAAGACGAGCTGATATTGGCGTTGAAGAAGAACGACAAGCTAGAGAAAGAGTCAAGCAAGAACAAGACAGAGCGTATCAAGAAAGTTTGGCAGCTGatag agcaAAAGAAGAAGCGAAACAAATGCAAGAGGAGCTTGagaagaaacagaaagagCAGGCTGAAAACGAAAGATTAGCCGAGGAAGCGAGGAAAGAGGCTCATAGGCAAGCTGTAGAGTCTAGTTTACCACCTGAGCCGCAACAGGGAGCGGGTGATGGCGTAATGAAAGTAAGAGTACGGCTTCCAGCAGGGAAATTCCTGGAACGTAAATTTCAATCGGATACACCGTTACAAACGCTCTTTAATTTCCTTATCGTGGAAGGTTATCCTACAGAGGAATATAAGCTCCTATCTAGTTGGCCTCGAAGGGAT TTAACATCCATGGATTCAAAGCTCACTTTGATGGAACTGAAATTCTGTCCCCAGGAAACAGTAATTTTAGAGGAACGATAA